Genomic segment of Candidatus Chlorohelix allophototropha:
ATAGATTTATTGATGATGGGTTTCTCTGAGGAGGAGCTTAAACTGTTGCTAAAGTTGCGCCGTCGCTTTGAACAGGGCGAGCATGACGTAACACCTGAAATCATTCGATTGCGCTTCGCAAAGTTTTTGTACGAAAACGGTAAAATCGACGCCTAATAAGGCATTGGATTTAAATATAGATAGAAGAGAGCGCACTGTTTAGGTGCGCTCTTTTTTAGCAAATTATTAACGGTAAAATAAAGCCTGAGGTTATATAGCTTTACTTTGTATAATAATTCGGTTAATATAATCGTTAAAAAGAAGTTGTAAAGTGGTGGGGTCGCTTTTCTAGCGTACTCACGCTGTCGGATAACAGATATTTTTGTAGGCGGGGGTGTTAGGCATTGGAGCTTGGATCTAACCTGCCCCGGGTGAGGATTTTGCAGAGTTAGAGGCAACCTCCAGTTCCTAACCCCCCTATATGTTAGAAGGTACAATTGCAGGAACCACAGAAATAGCCGGGAAAGCTCGGTTTGGTATTCCTGTTCCTATGTTATGGAGGTTAGGAAATAATTTATTATGTCTGAAAGACAAATTCAAAAGTTCGAGACTGTAATAGGCGGTCGAAATTACAGCATTGAAGTAGGTCGAGTGGCTGAGCAAGCACACGGTGCCGTACTTGTACGCTATGGCGATACAATGGTTCTTGCTACCGTAGTTGCTTCATCTGAGCCTCGTGAAGGTCAGGATTTCTTCCCCCTAACCATTGAATACGAAGAGCGCATGTATGCCGCAGGTAAGATTCCCGGTGGTTTTATCAAACGTGAAGGTCGCCCAAGCGAAAATTCGATTCTGATTTCCCGCTTGACCGACCGCCCCCTTCGCCCTTTGTTCCCTAAAGGGTATTTCAATGAAGTGCTAGTACAAATCACCGTGTTAAGCACCGATCAGGAAAATGAACCAGATACTATGAGTATCATAGGTGCTAGTTGCGCTATTGGTCTTGCAGGGTTGCCTTTTGGTGGTCCGGTGAGTGCAGTTAAGGTTGGCTATATCGATGGTGAGTTCATTTGCAATCCTACTGCGCACGAACTGGCAGATAGCAAACTTGATCTGACCGTAGCCGGAACCGAAGATGCGGTAATGATGGTGGAAGCAGGCGCATGGGAACTGTCCGAAGAAATAATGCTGGAAGCGGTAAAATTTGGTTTCAATGAACTTCAAGCCGGTATTCGCCTTCAGAAGCAAGTATTTGAAGCGGTAGGCGTAGTTAAACAGACCTACACAGTGCCAGTGGTTGACGAATCCCTCAAGAGCGAAATCAAGGGTTGGTTGGGTGATAAATTGCGTGGTGCGGTTCGCAATGCAGACAAAAACGCTCGCGTAGAAGCTACCGAGAATTTGCGCAAGGAAACCATCGCCAATTTTACACAGGGCTTTGAAGACGAAACACAATTGGCAGAACGCACCAAAGCAGCCGAAAAGTATTTCGATAGTTTGCTCAAAGAAGAAGTACGAACCGCAATTACGAACGAAGGTATTCGCCCTGATGGTAGAGCAGTAGATGAAATTCGCCCCATCAGTTGCGAAACCGGGTTGTTGCCGCGAACTCACGGTAGCGCCTTGTTCACTCGCGGGCAAACTCAGATTTTAAGCGTAACTACGCTTGGTACTAGCGGTGAGGAGCAAATCCTTGATGGCTTAGGCTTAGAAGAGTCGAAGCGCTTCATTCATCACTATAACTTCCCTCCCTTTAGTACAGGTGAAGTGAAACGGTTACGTGGACCTTCGCGCCGCGACATTGGACACGGGGCGTTGGCAGAGCGTTCGTTGGTTCCCGTAATCCCTGATGAGAACGATTTTCCCTACACAATCCGGGTGGTATCTGAGACACTCAGCAGCAATGGCTCTAGTTCTATGGGTAGCGTCTGCGCTGGCACTTTATCACTAATGGATGCTGGCGTACCGATTAAAGCTCAGGTTGCCGGTGTGGCGATGGGTCTTGTTACCGACTCAGAGGGTGGCTGGAAAGTGCTTACCGATATTCAAGGTATCGAAGATGCACTCGGCGACATGGACTTCAAGGTAGCTGGCACTGAAAATGGTGTTACCGGTTTGCAGATGGACATCAAGACCACCGGCATCACTTTTGAGATTATGCAAGAAGGTTTCAAACAGGCACTTAAAGGTCGCTTGTTTATTCTAGGGAAAATGCAAGAAGCCCTTAGCAATTCGCGCCCTGAACTTTCGCCCTTTGCTCCACGTATTGTAAGGATTCAGATAAATCCGGAAAAAATCGGAGCATTAATCGGACCCGGCGGCAAGAATATTCGTGCCATTATCGAAGAAACCGGCGCGAAGATTGATGTAGAGGATGATGGCTCGGTGTTTGTTGCTAGCGTTGATGGTGAGAGCGCCAAAGCCGCCATTCGCCGTATCGAAGCTCTTACCAAAGAGGCTGAAATCGGTGCGATTTATCTCGGAAAAGTAGTACGAATCATGCCTTACGGCGCGTTTATCGAAATTCTGCCTGGTAAAGATGGCTTGGTACATATCAGCGAACTCGCAGATTATCATGTACAGCGGGTAGAGGATGTGGTCAATCTGGGCGATGAAATTAATGTAATGGTCACCGAAGTTGATAAAAACGGCAAAATTACATTATCTCGCCGCGCTATCCTTACCGGACAAATGCCTGCTCCACAAAAGAGTGGCGGCGGTGATCGCGGTGGTGATAGAGGCGGTCCCGGTGGCGGACGCGACCGTGATAGCCGTCCCGGTGGTGGTGGTAGCCGCCCACCGAGCGGTCGTAGTGACTCACGTGGTGGTGGCAATCGCCGTTTCTAGGAACATCTAGCCAATTCTAACGTATATCTCAGGGACACAGTATTCTGTGTCCCTGCTATTTATAAGGCTATGAATAAGTTTGAGGAGTCGGTTATGATGCGTCGCTTTGCCCTGACATTTGTATTTGCCCTGCTTTTATCCTTAACTTTGGGTGCATGCGGTGATACCAAGAATAAGATATTAGAAGATGTGCCTCAATACACCAATTCAACTGCGGTAGAATTTCCTGACACTTTCAAAACTCAGTTAGATGCCAGTCTTAAAAGTATTAAGGATAAAAGTTACGAGGCTTATAAAACCGCTGAATCTACCACAAAGATAAAAGATTTCTTCGTGGAAAGCTTTAAGAAGAGTGGTTGGGATGATAAGTCGGATAAGTTTGAACCTGAAACCAAACAACTGATGACGCAATTACAAACTTTCGCCATTATGTACCAGAAAGGTACTAAAATCGCTACCGTAATGAGCCTGAGCGGTAATGAGGCTGCCCAACTTGGCTTCCAAGAAGTATCTCCGACTGACACTTTATATCTTTTGGTAGTTGGCGAACGTTAACTTTCTCAAGGCAGGTCAAGATATTTGTGAGTCTGAATGCTCAGTCGCCACCCTCTGTTTTGAACCGTTTCAATACATAATTTTGTGGCTTTGGGGTTCAGGCTCAGTGGTTGCAGCAATATCTGGGTACTTTCTTTATAGCGAAAAGTTGCCAAGAACCGGTCAACCTTTTCCAAATCTGCTTCCTTGCCCACTATAAATTTTAGCTCATCTGCTTCGAAAATCACTTCCGGCAACAATGGCTTACCGTTTGGGTTATCTATTTTGGGGGAAACACACACCCAATTGATGCTTGCCCCGACTCCCCCATTAGCCGTACCACTGGTTTCAAGGGCAACTCGATAGCCACTTCGCTGTAATTCGGTTACGAGCGGCTTTAAGGGCTGTTCTGTCGGTTCTCCACCCGTTACAAGCACCCATTTCGGTCCTTTGTGCTGCTCGACTATAATCTGCGCTATAGCTTGTGCGCTCATTTCAACAAAGCGAGTATTCGTTCCTAACGCTTGCTCAAGGTTGTTTACCTTATCTTCATTGCGTACAAACCATGTTTCGCCCGTATCGCACCAAATACAGCCTACCCCGCATCCGTGAAGGCGGAGCAAGACCATTGCCGTTCCTGCCAATGTGCCTTCGCCCTGTACGCAGGTATATAGGTTATTAACTCGGTATAACATCTTAAGCCTCGTACTCGGTAGGGTCGGGGACTCCTGCTAACTGAAAGGCTTCCTTACGTTCTACACAGGTTCCGCACTTTCCACAGTGTTTTTCGCCGCCCTTGTAGCAACTCCAAGTTTCGGCAAAGGGAACGCCAAGCCTAGTACCAATTGCTGCTATATCATGCTTGCCGCTATTGATGAAGGGAGTGTATAACCTGAGCTTTGGATTTCCAAAGCCTTCCACTGCCAACTTTTGCATCTGGTCGAAAGCTTCTGTAAAGGCAGGGCGGCAATCGGGATAGATAAAATGGTCACCACCATGTGCGCCCAATGCCACCACTTCGGCATTCTCTGCCACTGCCGCGGCGTATGCCACTGCTAGCATGATCGCGTTGCGATTGGGGACTACTGTTATTCCCATATTGGGCGCAGCGTAATGCCCTTCTGGAACTTCTATTGTACTATCTGTCAGCGCCGAACCTTTCAACAATACATTTATGCCGGATAAATCCACAACATTATATTCAGCGTTGAGGCGTTGGGCGCAGAGCCTCGCATATTCCAGTTCTTTGCGGTGTCGCTGCCCATAATCAATTGAAAGCAAGTGCAGCGCATAGCCCTCAGAGTGTAGTACATGGGCTAAGGTTACACTATCCATCCCACCGCTTACAATAGCAATTGCTTTAGCCACGCTCTACCTCAGCTTCCGCTTCTATCTGAATACCGCCCCGGACACTTTGCGTAAGGGTAACATGCACTTTGAAGGGTTCGAGTTTTTTGAATATATCATGGGCTATTTCGGCAGAAAGGGCTTCACAGAAAGCCGCTTCATTTCGATAACTCCAAAGATATAGCTTTAAACTTTTGGATTCAAGGCATAATTTATCGGGATAATATTCGATTTTTACAGTGCTAAAATCCGGTTGTCCAGTAATCGGGCAAAGGCTGCTCAATTCTGTGGATGTCATCCGTACTACCTTTACGCCATCCGGTTTGGGAAAAGACTCAAGGTCGCGGCTAGGTTGGGTAGATGGCTTGCCAAGCGCTTTAAATTCCATCGCTACAATTACTCCTTGCGAATTATTCTCTAAATTTATCTGCAAGAGTTTAGCACAGGGAAGAGCAATCGCCAAACTTTTGGTTGCCGCTAATCCCTGCAAATGCTATCATGAATAATCTATTAACTCTTATTCGATTCAGAAGTGGTGTAACTTCGGAGATTTCATGAGAACAGCTATTATAACCAAGATATTTCGTTTTGAATCTGCTCATAGATTAGAATACCATCAGGGCAAGTGCGCACAGCTTCATGGGCATTCCTACAAACTGGAAGTTTCGGTGTTTAGTAATATCAAAGAAGCGCTTGGACAATCTGACCATGGCATGGTTATGGATTTTAGCGAGCTATCGCATATTGTGAAAGAAGCGGTAATTGCACAGCTTGACCATAAAGAACTAGGCGAGGCAACGGGGGTTTATTCTACTGCCGAGCATTTAATACATTGGATTTGGGAGCAATTGATTATCGCCGGGATTCCCAAAGAGGTGCTTTACCGACTACGCCTGTGGGAAACTGAAAGTAGCTATGCCGAACTATCTCAGGATATTTTATAGTTGCTTTGACTATTAAATGCATCACCATAAAATAGCATGTAGTCCTTGACGTGGCTATTCCAATATTCGGCGGTATGTCCTCCGCTCCACTCGTGGTAAGAGTGCGGGATATTCTCATCATCCAGTAATTGATGCAATTCTCGATCGCGAGGCAGCCAATCGGCATCTTCAGTGCCTATATCAATCCAGATTTTGAAGCTCGATACATCGTATGAGCGGGCTAAAGAAACCGGATCGACGGTGGCATAGTAATCCTGATCTCCAAAGAAATCAAAGGCTTGTTGTTTAGTGCGTAGCGCCGGACTATGTGCCCCGATAATTGAGAAAACCGAAGGATTATTAAAGCCTATCTGTAGTGCGCCATGCCCTCCCATTGATACTCCACCGATAGCCCGCTCTGCCCTTTCTGGCAGAGTGCGGTAGTTCGAATCTATTTGCCCTACTAATTCAATTGCTACAAAATCAGCCCAACGTGGTCCGCCATTAGCTTGATCCATCCAATAGCCAAGTTCGCCACCATCCGGCATAATGATTATCATGGGCGGTATTTTACCACTATTAATTAAATCATCCGCTGCATTTACCAGCCCTAAATTGAACCACATCTGATATGACCCACCGCGCCCGTGCAACATGTATAAAGTGGGGTACTTAACGTTCTTATTTTTATCATAGTCAGGGGGTAAATAAAGGCGGTAATTGACCACTTTGTTCAGGATACGGCTATTGGTAGCAACATCCTGAACTTTGCCCTTTCCGGTAAATTCTACAGGAGTAGTGGTAAAAGCTCCTAATTGAGCGTGGGCGGGTGCAGGTGCGTTCTTGTTTACAACATAACGCCAGTAGTAATAGTGCTGCCCAACATTGCCCATCTCAACCTTAAAGCCGTCAGGATTGGAGGGGGTATAGCTCAGCACGCGCCGTTCAAAAAGTTGAACCAGCACATCCTTTTCAGCCCCGCCGGTTACCACCCTTGTCCAATAGGCTTCAGTGACCGGGCGACCCAGTACATAGACCGGATTTGGCGACATTACATTGGCTTGTTCAAAGCTCTTACCATTCCATATTTTGCCTTTTATATCTTCAAAGCTGGCAAAAACATCCGCCACGTTATGTTGGGTAACAGAATCATACTGGCTAAAGTAGCGCTGCTCGTGAGGAATTATCTCGGTAACTTTTCCATCCCGCTCTATTTTTTGTGCAATTGGCTTGCCGCTATAGTCGGGGGTGGTGTTTTCACCGTTAAATGTAATTACATTGCGGAAGCTAGAATAGGTAGGCGCTATACTATTTGCGCCTTCGCTGTTGGGGTCTCCGGCAACCTGAACATTACTTGGTGGAAGGGGCGTAAAAGTGTTGTCACCGTCTTGTCGTTGCCCGGTAACCAGTTCTTTAACCAGCAGTCCGGTAGTTACTTTATAGGGGTCAGAAGGTTTGGCATTGAAATTTCCAACCTCCATGCGGGCTTTATCAAAATATTGGATTTTCCGGGCGAAACCGTTGTAATATTCAACAGTGATAGATTCGCTATCACTTACGGGTGGTCCCCAAATATAGCCTCTACCTAGACCCGGAATTTCCTTAACGGGCTTATCGGTGGTTTTCCAGACTTGTGAGAAATTCCAATCGTTGTAGCGTGTGGTATTGGTTGGCGCTGCAACTGCTACAGGTATGAGGTAGAACAGTATTCCAAGTATAGATAACCAAGCAAAAACGAGCTTTTTCAAACTACTCTTTCAGAATATGCTGATAATATTTTATAACGTAAGGTTGGTTGGCTAGGCGCTGTAGTGGAACGAAAACTGGAAGTGTGCTACTACTTTAATAAGGATATATTAATAATAAATTAATTTAGGTTAAAATTGGTATAAAAATAATAAAAAATACCCCCTATACTAAATTAGTATGAGAGGGTATTTTTTCAAACAGCGTATCTCAATTAGTCAAGATAAGCATAACCGGGCAGAGTTAGGAACTCTACAAAATCATCTGAGGTGGTTATTTTGTCGAAAAGCTGGCTGGCAAGCTTGTAATTTCCGCTATTGTAACGCTCGTCTCCCACTAACTGCCGAATTTTTTCCAACTCTTCCACCATTAAAGTGCGGAATAATTCGACATCAATCTTGCGCCCATCCGATAATTTGCCCTCTGGGTGGCGAATCCATTGCCATACCTGAGAACGAGAGATTTCAGCCGTTGCCGCATCTTCCATCAGGTTGTAGATAGGCACACAACCGTTCCCACCCAACCATGCTTCCAGATATTGGATACCAATACTGATATTGGCACGCAAGCCCGCCTCGCTGATGTTGCCACGACCATCGGGGAATGCCAGCAAATCTGTGGCGGTTACATTGACATCTTCGCGCTTGCGGTCAATTTGATTGGGAGTTTTCATATACAGATCGAAGGATTCCAACGCAATCGGGACTAGACCGGGATGCGCTACCCATGTACCATCATGTCCCTCGGTTGCTTCGCGGGTTTTGTCGGCGCGTACTTTGTTCATGGCCTCTTCGTTTGCTTGGGGATTATTCTTGATCGGGATTTGTGCTGCCATACCGCCCATTGCATTCGCATTGCGTCGATGGCAGGTCTTGATTGAAAGTTTGCTGTAAGAGTGCATGAAATGGGTAGTCATTGTTACCAACGCGCGATCAGGTAGGATAAAATCTTTGCGATTGCGGAACTTCTTGATACAGCTAAAAATATAATCCCAGCGACCACAGTTCAACCCGGCAGAATGCTCTCGCAATTCATACAGGATTTCATCCATCTCAAATGCGGCTAGAATAGTTTCAATTAATACGGTAGCACGGATAGAACCCTGTGGAATGCCAAGCTCATTCTGTGCCATTACAAATATATCATTCCAGAGACGCGCTTCGAGGTGGCTTTCCATTTTCGGCAGATAGAAGTAAGGTCCGCTGCCTTTCGCAAGTAAGTTCCGAGCATTGTGGAAGAAGTACAAACCAAAATCAAAAATCCCGCCGGAAACAGGCTGTCCGTCCACCAGCATATGTTTCTCAAACAGATGCCAGCCACGCGGACGTACCATTAAAGTGGCGATGGTTTCGTTCAGGCGGTATTGTTTGCCTTCCGGGCTGCTAAAGCTAATAGTGCCCTTAATCGCATCCCGCAAGTTGATGTGTCCCTCGATATTATTATCCCAAGTAGGCGAGTTGGCATCTTCGAAGTCTGCCATAAATACTTTTGCGCCAGAATTGAGGGCGTTAATTACCATTTTGCGATCAACCGGTCCGGTAATTTCAGTGCGGCGATCCATAAGATCGGCGGGGATAGAGGCAACGTACCATTCACTTTCGCGGATATGCGCGGTTTCTGGCAAGAAATCTGGATTAATCCCATTATCAATATCTATCTGTCGTTCTGCTCGCCGTTTCAGCAATTCTTCGCGTCTGTCGCTAAAGGCTCGAACGAGTTTTGTAACAAAAGCAATCGCTTCAGGTGTAAGGATTTCAGCATACTCCGGTGTAATTTTTCCCCGCAATTCAACGCCGGCAGGATACGCTA
This window contains:
- the aceB gene encoding malate synthase A; its protein translation is MSQTIAYPAGVELRGKITPEYAEILTPEAIAFVTKLVRAFSDRREELLKRRAERQIDIDNGINPDFLPETAHIRESEWYVASIPADLMDRRTEITGPVDRKMVINALNSGAKVFMADFEDANSPTWDNNIEGHINLRDAIKGTISFSSPEGKQYRLNETIATLMVRPRGWHLFEKHMLVDGQPVSGGIFDFGLYFFHNARNLLAKGSGPYFYLPKMESHLEARLWNDIFVMAQNELGIPQGSIRATVLIETILAAFEMDEILYELREHSAGLNCGRWDYIFSCIKKFRNRKDFILPDRALVTMTTHFMHSYSKLSIKTCHRRNANAMGGMAAQIPIKNNPQANEEAMNKVRADKTREATEGHDGTWVAHPGLVPIALESFDLYMKTPNQIDRKREDVNVTATDLLAFPDGRGNISEAGLRANISIGIQYLEAWLGGNGCVPIYNLMEDAATAEISRSQVWQWIRHPEGKLSDGRKIDVELFRTLMVEELEKIRQLVGDERYNSGNYKLASQLFDKITTSDDFVEFLTLPGYAYLD
- a CDS encoding alpha/beta hydrolase, whose product is MKKLVFAWLSILGILFYLIPVAVAAPTNTTRYNDWNFSQVWKTTDKPVKEIPGLGRGYIWGPPVSDSESITVEYYNGFARKIQYFDKARMEVGNFNAKPSDPYKVTTGLLVKELVTGQRQDGDNTFTPLPPSNVQVAGDPNSEGANSIAPTYSSFRNVITFNGENTTPDYSGKPIAQKIERDGKVTEIIPHEQRYFSQYDSVTQHNVADVFASFEDIKGKIWNGKSFEQANVMSPNPVYVLGRPVTEAYWTRVVTGGAEKDVLVQLFERRVLSYTPSNPDGFKVEMGNVGQHYYYWRYVVNKNAPAPAHAQLGAFTTTPVEFTGKGKVQDVATNSRILNKVVNYRLYLPPDYDKNKNVKYPTLYMLHGRGGSYQMWFNLGLVNAADDLINSGKIPPMIIIMPDGGELGYWMDQANGGPRWADFVAIELVGQIDSNYRTLPERAERAIGGVSMGGHGALQIGFNNPSVFSIIGAHSPALRTKQQAFDFFGDQDYYATVDPVSLARSYDVSSFKIWIDIGTEDADWLPRDRELHQLLDDENIPHSYHEWSGGHTAEYWNSHVKDYMLFYGDAFNSQSNYKIS
- the queC gene encoding 7-cyano-7-deazaguanine synthase QueC, which codes for MAKAIAIVSGGMDSVTLAHVLHSEGYALHLLSIDYGQRHRKELEYARLCAQRLNAEYNVVDLSGINVLLKGSALTDSTIEVPEGHYAAPNMGITVVPNRNAIMLAVAYAAAVAENAEVVALGAHGGDHFIYPDCRPAFTEAFDQMQKLAVEGFGNPKLRLYTPFINSGKHDIAAIGTRLGVPFAETWSCYKGGEKHCGKCGTCVERKEAFQLAGVPDPTEYEA
- the queF gene encoding preQ(1) synthase — protein: MEFKALGKPSTQPSRDLESFPKPDGVKVVRMTSTELSSLCPITGQPDFSTVKIEYYPDKLCLESKSLKLYLWSYRNEAAFCEALSAEIAHDIFKKLEPFKVHVTLTQSVRGGIQIEAEAEVERG
- the queE gene encoding 7-carboxy-7-deazaguanine synthase QueE — encoded protein: MLYRVNNLYTCVQGEGTLAGTAMVLLRLHGCGVGCIWCDTGETWFVRNEDKVNNLEQALGTNTRFVEMSAQAIAQIIVEQHKGPKWVLVTGGEPTEQPLKPLVTELQRSGYRVALETSGTANGGVGASINWVCVSPKIDNPNGKPLLPEVIFEADELKFIVGKEADLEKVDRFLATFRYKESTQILLQPLSLNPKATKLCIETVQNRGWRLSIQTHKYLDLP
- the pnp gene encoding polyribonucleotide nucleotidyltransferase — protein: MSERQIQKFETVIGGRNYSIEVGRVAEQAHGAVLVRYGDTMVLATVVASSEPREGQDFFPLTIEYEERMYAAGKIPGGFIKREGRPSENSILISRLTDRPLRPLFPKGYFNEVLVQITVLSTDQENEPDTMSIIGASCAIGLAGLPFGGPVSAVKVGYIDGEFICNPTAHELADSKLDLTVAGTEDAVMMVEAGAWELSEEIMLEAVKFGFNELQAGIRLQKQVFEAVGVVKQTYTVPVVDESLKSEIKGWLGDKLRGAVRNADKNARVEATENLRKETIANFTQGFEDETQLAERTKAAEKYFDSLLKEEVRTAITNEGIRPDGRAVDEIRPISCETGLLPRTHGSALFTRGQTQILSVTTLGTSGEEQILDGLGLEESKRFIHHYNFPPFSTGEVKRLRGPSRRDIGHGALAERSLVPVIPDENDFPYTIRVVSETLSSNGSSSMGSVCAGTLSLMDAGVPIKAQVAGVAMGLVTDSEGGWKVLTDIQGIEDALGDMDFKVAGTENGVTGLQMDIKTTGITFEIMQEGFKQALKGRLFILGKMQEALSNSRPELSPFAPRIVRIQINPEKIGALIGPGGKNIRAIIEETGAKIDVEDDGSVFVASVDGESAKAAIRRIEALTKEAEIGAIYLGKVVRIMPYGAFIEILPGKDGLVHISELADYHVQRVEDVVNLGDEINVMVTEVDKNGKITLSRRAILTGQMPAPQKSGGGDRGGDRGGPGGGRDRDSRPGGGGSRPPSGRSDSRGGGNRRF
- a CDS encoding 6-pyruvoyl trahydropterin synthase family protein; translation: MRTAIITKIFRFESAHRLEYHQGKCAQLHGHSYKLEVSVFSNIKEALGQSDHGMVMDFSELSHIVKEAVIAQLDHKELGEATGVYSTAEHLIHWIWEQLIIAGIPKEVLYRLRLWETESSYAELSQDIL